A section of the Williamwhitmania sp. genome encodes:
- a CDS encoding bacteriohemerythrin, producing MFYTSWNSKYELGIESIDSDHQNLVRIIDELIGALSEGKGKSITEPLLKKLSDYTISHFRREEFLLKSANYDDLESHVRQHQLFIEKIKEFQQKHKSGAEGVAIEMMKFLKEWLVNHIMVIDKKYQGTIKAKMGLK from the coding sequence ATGTTTTACACAAGTTGGAATTCTAAGTATGAGTTGGGGATAGAAAGTATCGACAGCGACCACCAAAATTTGGTGAGAATAATCGATGAACTTATTGGTGCTCTTTCAGAAGGGAAAGGCAAGTCAATCACTGAGCCATTACTTAAAAAGTTATCGGACTACACCATCTCTCATTTTAGGAGAGAGGAATTTTTGCTGAAAAGCGCAAATTATGACGACCTTGAATCTCATGTGCGTCAGCACCAATTATTCATTGAAAAGATCAAGGAGTTTCAGCAGAAGCATAAGTCTGGTGCTGAAGGTGTAGCAATTGAAATGATGAAGTTCCTGAAAGAATGGCTTGTTAACCATATTATGGTTATTGATAAGAAATACCAAGGAACTATCAAGGCTAAGATGGGGCTTAAGTAG
- a CDS encoding LytTR family DNA-binding domain-containing protein, producing the protein MLKTLIIDDEVMAREAIGNMVTLYCPNLELTATADGVASGYEAIKKHNPDLVLLDIKLTDGTGFDLLQMFESINFKFIFITAYEEYAIQAFKFSALDYLLKPIDPNDLIASVEKLNESIHKEDENIKLKAFMANIQGVTPELKKIVLKTAESIHLVNVKDIIRCESSSNYTLFFFTDNTKLLVSKTLKEFDEMLSPYGFFRAHQSHLINLNFLDRYDKAEGGTLILKDKSSIPLAVRKREQLMKIFENL; encoded by the coding sequence ATGTTGAAAACTCTAATTATCGACGACGAGGTGATGGCCAGAGAAGCCATTGGCAACATGGTGACGCTATACTGCCCAAATCTCGAATTGACTGCTACGGCTGACGGCGTAGCCTCCGGTTACGAAGCTATCAAAAAGCACAATCCAGACCTCGTGCTTTTAGATATTAAGTTGACCGATGGAACAGGCTTTGACCTGCTTCAAATGTTTGAGTCTATAAACTTCAAATTTATCTTCATCACCGCGTATGAAGAGTATGCCATACAGGCATTTAAATTTAGCGCGCTCGATTACCTGCTAAAGCCCATAGATCCAAACGACCTAATCGCTTCAGTTGAAAAGCTCAATGAGTCCATCCATAAGGAGGACGAAAACATTAAGCTCAAAGCCTTCATGGCCAACATTCAAGGGGTTACCCCAGAACTTAAGAAAATTGTACTAAAAACCGCTGAAAGCATACATCTGGTTAACGTTAAGGATATTATTAGATGTGAATCCAGCTCTAACTATACGCTCTTCTTCTTCACGGATAATACGAAGCTTCTCGTTTCTAAAACGCTGAAGGAATTTGACGAGATGCTAAGCCCATACGGTTTTTTCAGGGCGCACCAGTCACATCTTATAAACCTCAACTTCCTCGACCGCTACGATAAAGCCGAAGGTGGAACACTTATTCTCAAGGACAAATCCTCCATCCCACTCGCCGTAAGAAAACGTGAGCAGCTGATGAAGATTTTTGAAAACTTGTAA
- a CDS encoding inorganic phosphate transporter, which translates to MDNFYLIAVTVLIILAVIDLVVGVSNDAVNFLNSAIGSQVAPRYIILIVASLGVILGSILSSGMMEIARKGIFHPTEFYFSEIMVIFMAVMITDIILLDLFNTFGLPTSTTVSLVFELLGSAVAVASVKILSQGGSLSSLSQYINTDKALAIISGILISVVVAFVTGTVVMYIARIIFSFNVKRTYPYFGAIFGGFAITALTYFIIMKGVQGTTLVPQSIVDYLNNETSLILLISFLGWSIILQLITIFFRFNIFRLIVLVGTFALALSFAGNDLVNFIGVSMAGLKSYQIFAASGVAADHLVMSQLAGPVATNTYYLLIAGLIMVATLFLSKKSRTVTETEVNLARQDSGVERFGSSQFSRSLVRQTMAVTASLARIAPRPIVRFIESRFDQTKTHKVYPRKNAANASFDLVRASVNLTIASILISTATSLKLPLSTTYVTFMVAMGSSLADRAWGRESAVYRITGVVTVISGWFFTALIAFSVASMIAIALSFGGKWAMVGLIVLAGYILLKSHKLHKKKYAERHSAEVDELAFEDSNIVRKCIKDVEEMLKNSIEIYNQTLVGLSTEDRKLLKKINARVDDLNFDAKKLKLNLTTTLQKFRADSVETGHFYVQVIDYLREIAHSLTFVTGPSFQHIDNNHKGFNKVQQNEIKDINLKISKLFEHIIKMVSDNDFTDIPIVINMQQDILETINIARKNQIKRIKSNETGTRNSILYLGILNESKNMLLQTINLLKAQRDFILNNYDE; encoded by the coding sequence ATGGACAATTTCTATTTGATAGCAGTTACTGTTTTGATAATATTGGCAGTAATCGACCTGGTGGTAGGCGTTAGCAACGATGCAGTTAATTTTCTTAATTCGGCCATAGGCTCCCAAGTCGCTCCACGCTATATAATTCTAATTGTAGCATCGCTAGGTGTAATTCTCGGCTCAATCCTTTCGAGTGGTATGATGGAAATTGCACGAAAGGGAATATTCCACCCAACGGAGTTTTACTTTTCGGAAATTATGGTCATTTTTATGGCTGTGATGATCACCGACATCATACTTCTTGATCTGTTTAATACATTTGGACTTCCTACCTCCACCACAGTATCCCTTGTATTTGAACTGTTAGGCTCAGCTGTTGCGGTTGCCTCCGTAAAAATACTTAGCCAAGGAGGTTCACTTTCCTCCTTGAGCCAATATATAAACACCGATAAAGCTCTTGCAATAATCTCGGGTATTCTCATATCGGTAGTCGTCGCGTTCGTTACGGGCACCGTAGTGATGTATATTGCGAGGATTATCTTTTCATTTAACGTAAAGCGCACTTACCCCTATTTTGGTGCAATTTTTGGCGGTTTTGCCATTACCGCTCTTACCTATTTTATTATCATGAAAGGGGTACAGGGAACAACACTTGTACCGCAAAGCATTGTTGATTATCTCAACAATGAAACATCTCTAATTCTACTGATAAGCTTTTTAGGATGGTCAATAATACTTCAGCTTATTACCATATTTTTCCGCTTCAACATATTCAGACTAATTGTCCTTGTGGGCACCTTTGCATTGGCCCTCTCCTTTGCGGGCAACGATTTGGTTAACTTCATTGGAGTATCAATGGCTGGCCTCAAGTCCTATCAAATATTTGCTGCGTCAGGTGTTGCCGCTGACCATTTGGTAATGTCGCAGCTAGCCGGACCAGTCGCAACCAACACCTATTATCTGCTTATTGCAGGCCTAATAATGGTGGCAACCCTTTTCCTATCAAAAAAGTCTAGAACGGTTACCGAAACGGAAGTGAACCTTGCACGACAGGACAGCGGTGTAGAGCGATTTGGTTCTTCGCAATTCTCTCGCTCACTAGTTAGGCAAACAATGGCAGTTACAGCTTCTCTTGCTCGAATTGCTCCAAGGCCCATTGTTCGTTTTATCGAAAGTAGGTTCGATCAAACCAAGACCCATAAGGTTTATCCGCGTAAAAATGCCGCAAATGCCTCCTTCGACCTCGTGCGAGCCTCCGTTAACCTTACCATTGCGAGTATTTTAATATCGACGGCAACCTCCCTGAAACTGCCTCTCTCCACAACCTACGTAACCTTTATGGTAGCCATGGGATCTTCCCTCGCCGACCGAGCATGGGGGCGCGAGAGTGCCGTGTATAGAATAACCGGTGTGGTTACAGTAATTTCAGGCTGGTTTTTTACTGCGCTCATTGCGTTTTCAGTTGCGTCAATGATTGCAATCGCACTCTCTTTTGGTGGAAAATGGGCAATGGTGGGATTAATTGTTTTGGCTGGCTATATTTTGCTAAAAAGCCACAAGTTGCATAAGAAAAAATATGCTGAGCGTCACTCTGCGGAGGTGGATGAGCTAGCCTTTGAAGATTCTAACATTGTTCGCAAATGCATAAAGGATGTGGAGGAAATGTTGAAAAACTCCATTGAAATTTATAATCAAACGCTGGTAGGCTTATCAACCGAAGACAGAAAGTTGCTCAAAAAAATAAATGCAAGGGTTGACGATCTGAATTTTGATGCTAAAAAGTTAAAACTCAACTTAACAACTACGTTACAAAAATTCCGCGCCGATTCCGTTGAGACTGGACACTTCTACGTGCAGGTGATTGACTACCTCCGTGAAATTGCTCATTCACTTACCTTTGTAACTGGGCCAAGCTTTCAGCACATCGACAACAACCATAAAGGCTTTAATAAAGTTCAGCAAAATGAGATCAAGGATATCAACCTAAAAATATCTAAGCTCTTCGAACATATAATTAAAATGGTTTCTGACAATGACTTTACTGATATTCCAATAGTTATCAACATGCAGCAAGATATCCTTGAAACCATAAATATTGCTCGTAAGAACCAAATAAAGCGCATTAAGTCCAATGAGACAGGAACTCGAAATAGCATTCTCTATCTGGGTATTCTCAACGAATCGAAAAACATGCTGTTACAAACCATAAACTTGCTTAAAGCACAGCGAGACTTTATTCTCAACAATTACGACGAATAG
- a CDS encoding response regulator transcription factor, producing MEQVYKILLVDDENDILEFVGYNLRKEGFDVYTASNGMEAIRLAEEVMPHLILLDVMMPEMDGIETCEVIRHNPKLKNIFVAFLTARGEDYSQIAGFEAGGDDYIAKPIKPKVLVSRIKAMLKRLDSNIVDTRGESQLINIAGIVIDKERYMVVKEGEDLVLPKKEFELLALLHSKPNKVFTREEIFSSIWGDNIIVGDRTIDVHIRKLREKIGDDYIKTIKGVGYKFVD from the coding sequence ATGGAGCAGGTATATAAGATTTTGTTGGTAGATGACGAGAATGATATTCTCGAATTTGTTGGGTATAACTTAAGGAAGGAGGGGTTTGATGTCTATACAGCAAGCAACGGTATGGAGGCTATACGGTTGGCTGAGGAGGTGATGCCCCACCTAATTCTTCTCGACGTGATGATGCCTGAAATGGATGGTATCGAAACTTGCGAGGTGATTCGCCATAACCCTAAGCTGAAGAATATATTTGTTGCCTTTCTCACAGCTAGAGGCGAGGACTACTCTCAAATTGCAGGGTTTGAAGCCGGTGGCGACGACTATATTGCAAAGCCAATTAAACCAAAAGTGCTGGTGAGTAGGATTAAAGCCATGCTAAAGCGTCTTGACAGCAATATTGTTGATACGAGAGGAGAAAGTCAACTAATTAATATTGCCGGCATTGTTATCGACAAGGAACGCTACATGGTGGTTAAGGAGGGAGAAGATTTAGTTTTGCCGAAGAAGGAGTTTGAACTTCTCGCGTTACTACATTCGAAACCCAATAAGGTATTTACACGGGAGGAAATTTTTTCTTCTATTTGGGGTGATAATATAATTGTGGGGGATCGCACCATCGATGTACATATACGCAAGCTCCGGGAGAAAATTGGCGATGATTACATAAAGACCATTAAGGGAGTTGGTTATAAATTTGTGGACTAG